In a genomic window of Streptomyces sp. NBC_01231:
- a CDS encoding cold shock domain-containing protein yields the protein MDGQGYPYRTGTVKWFNAEKGYGFISVDAADGSPSVDVFVHYSAIQMDGQRTLEEGQRVQFTISHGQKGPQADGVRYVNG from the coding sequence ATTGACGGGCAGGGATACCCGTACAGGACCGGCACAGTCAAATGGTTCAACGCTGAAAAGGGGTACGGCTTCATCTCGGTCGATGCCGCCGACGGTAGCCCGTCCGTCGACGTCTTCGTCCATTACAGCGCTATTCAAATGGACGGACAGCGAACCCTTGAGGAAGGACAGCGTGTCCAGTTCACCATCTCGCACGGCCAGAAAGGGCCTCAAGCGGACGGTGTGAGGTACGTGAACGGATAA